Genomic window (Granulicella arctica):
CATGGTGCTGATGATGAAGGTCAAGCTGCCACGAGGCTTAGCCATGAGCGCAGGTGGCAGCGTATGTTTTGCGCTGCGGTTGATAGCTGTTTCGCGTCATTGGAACCTTCCACGCGTGATGGCTCACTGAAAGAAGAAGAGTAAGCTGAGGGTCGGATGCGGTTTGAGTTCTTCATAGCGGCGCGGTATCTCCGGGCAAAGCGGCGGCAGGCAATCGTGGGCGTGATCACAACCATCTCTGTGATCGGCGTTGCGGCCGGCGTAGCTTCGCTGATCATCGCGCTGGCGATCACGAACGGGATGCGACGAGACCTTCAGGAGCGATTGGTTGGCTCGACCGCGCATGTAGACCTGATGCGTGTAGCCGGGGACGGCATTCGTGATTGGCAGCCTCTGCTGCAACGCCTGCGAAGCCTGCCGCATGTGACGGCGGCCGCTCCTGGGCTATATGGACAGGTACTGATCTCGCGTGGAGCACGGAGCGGCGGCGGCCTGATTAAAGGGATCGTCCCCAAAGATGAACGGACGATCGGGAATCTCTTGCAGGCCGTAAACGATGGATCATCCGAAGAACTGTCGGCTCCCCTTTCAAGTGATCCTGCCGGTCAGCAGGCGTTGCCGCCGATCGTTGTCGGCAAGAATCTCGCAGAGACACTGGGTGCGAAGGTTGGTGATACCGTGCTCGTGACAAGTCCGCAGGGAGAGTTGACGCCGCTCGGCCTGGTGCCGCGCTATCAGCGTTTTCGGCTTGTGGGGATCTTCAGTTCGGGTTTTTACCAGTACGACTCCAGCTACGCATTTCTGCGACTGACGGACGCCCAGCGACTCTTCTCGGAACCAGACCTGATCTCCGTCATCAGCTTCAAGGTCGATGATCTTTACCACGCAGACACGATTGGTCGCGCGATCGAAGCAGCCGCCGGCAAGGGCTTTCAGACCACAAATTGGATGGAGCAGAATCGCGAGTTGTTCCGGGCATTGAAGCTTGAACAGGTGGTAACGTTCATCGTGCTTGCGCTGATCGTGTGTGTGGCCGCGCTCAATATCCTTATCGCGCTCACGATGATGGTAATGGAAAAGACACGCGACATTGCGGTGCTGATGAGCTTCGGTGTACGAGCCGAACAGGTGCGGAGAATCTTCCTCTTGCAGGGTTTGCTCATTTCGGTGATCGGCACCGTGCTTGGGCTGATTGTCGGTTATGGGCTAAGTTGGGCTGGCGGTCACTATCAATTCATCAAGCTGGATGCGGCAGTGTATTCGATCGATTATCTGCCATTCGCGCCCAGGGTGGTGGACGCGCTGATCGTTGCGGGCGTGTCGCTAGGCGTCAGCTTGATTGCTACGCTATATCCAAGTGCGAGTGCAGCGCGCGTGCTGCCTGCGGAGGCTTTGCGCTATGAGTGAACCACGGTTAAAGTACGGGCAGTTGGCACCGGAGGGGCTGGCGAAGATGACGGCGCTGGAGCACTACCTGAACGCTGAGAGCGGCCTCCATAAGGTCTTGTTGGACCTGCTGCGGCTTCGAGTGTCGGCCATGAATGGATGTGAATACTGCATTCGACTGCATACGGCGGAGCTGCGGAAGCTGCTTGAGACCGGCGAGCAGATTGATGGCCTGGCAGAATGGCGAAGCTCATCGGCTTACACCGAGCGGGAGCGAGCGGCGCTGGCCTGGGCCGAGGCCCTAACGAACATTCAGGATGGGCATGCGCCGGACGCGATTTACAACGAAGTTCGTGCTCACTTCAGCGATGTAGAGACCGTCAATCTGACGCTGGTGATTACAACTATCAATGCCTGGAACCGGATCGCGATCGCTCTTGGTTCCCACTCGAACCGCTCGGAAGTGACCGCTTGAGCGAGCCACGGGTACAGTTCCGCCACGACGGAGGATCGCTGGAGCCGCTGCCGCTTGCGGCAGAGCACCCCGTGGTTCTGCGCGCCGCCGGGCTGACGAAGACCTACAGCACCGGGCGGGGTGAGTTGGAGCTGTTTCGAGGCCTTGATCTCACCATCCGCCAAGGCGAGATGGTCGCGATTGTTGGCGAGAGTGGCAGTGGTAAGAGTTCCCTGCTCCACCTGCTGGCGGCGCTCGATACGCCCAGTGCGGGCGATGTCTGGTGCGGGCAGACGCGACTTAGCTCCTTCACCAAACGGCAGGCGGCTGAATTCAGGAATCGCGATATCGGCTATGTCTGGCAGTTTCATTACCTGCTGCCGGAGTTTACCGCGCTTGAGAACGTCGCTATGCCGCTGCTGGCACGCGGCACGAAGCGGGCTGAGGCGATGGCGGCGGCGCTCGTCTGGCTGGCCGAGGTAGGGTTAGGCGATCGTGCCGAGCATCGTTCGGGCGAGCTGAGCGGCGGAGAGCAGCAGCGGGTGTCGCTGGCCCGGGCGCTGGTGACGCAGCCAAAGCTGCTGCTGGCCGATGAGCCGACCGGCGACCTCGACGGACGGACGGCCGAGGCGGTCTTCGGGCTCATCCAACGGCTGCATGGCGCTCACGGGCTGACAAGCGTCCTGGTTACCCACAACGTTGAGTTTGCCGAGCGCTGCGACCGGCTGCTCCGGTTGCGGGACGGAAATCTGACTGAGGATCCTGCTCGTTAAACGTCTAACTCCTGGACAGGTACCGAAGTGGCTTCGGGGTGAGTTTCGCACCGGATTTGCAGATAGCCCATCCAATGGTTGTTGATGTAGCGTACATGTAAGTTTCGCCGGGGTTTTGCCCGGCGGGAGTGTACGGATACACTATATGTAGGTGATGGATGCTCCGCCTGTTGGCAGCAGCCTGAGTGTTCCGGCTAAGTGATGCGGAATGTGACTGGACTAATGGTGCTATGTGTAGCCCCCTTGGGCGCATGTGGTGGCCGGCTTGAAGGGGGAACATGTTCGAACGCTACACGGAGAAAGCACGTCGCGTCATATTCTTTGCACGATATGAGGCTAGTCAGTTTGGGTCCCCTTACATTGAGACTGAGCACCTGCTGCTCGGCCTGCTTCGAGAAGATAAAGCGTTAACGAATCGCTTCCTCCGGTCGCATGCTTCGGTCGAGTCGATTCGCAAGCAGATTGAAGGACATACGACGATTCGGGAGAAGGTCTCGACCTCCGTCGACCTGCCCCTTTCGAACGAGTGCAAACGGGTACTTGCCTACGCAGCCGAAGAGGCCGAACGGCTTTCGCACAAACATATTGGCACTGAACATCTACTGCTTGGGCTGCTCCGCGAGGAGAAGTGCTTCGCTGCGGAGATCCTGACCGAGCGCGGTCTGCGGCTTCCGGCCATCCGCGAAGAGCTACAGCGAACGACGCAGGAGAAGGCACCGTCAAGCTCTGGCAGCGGCAAGGGACAGCGCGGCGAGCAAAGCATGCTGGCCGAGTTCTCTCGCGATCTGACGCAGTCAGCCATGGATCAGCAACTCGACCCGCTGGTTGGACGAGATACGGAAGTGGATCGCGTCATCCAGATTCTGTGCCGCCGCACGAAGAACAACCCTGTGCTGATCGGTGAGCCGGGCGTCGGTAAGACAGCCATCGTTGAGGGACTTGCCCAGAAGATTGCTGACGGAGAGGTGCCAAGCTTTCTGGCCGACAAGCGGGTTCTGGCGCTCGACCTTTCGCTCATCGTTGCGGGAACGAAGTATCGCGGGCAGTTCGAAGAGCGGCTGAAGACGATCATGAAGGAGTTGATGGAGAATCAGAACTCCATCGTCTTCATCGACGAGCTTCACACGTTGGTTGGCGCGGGATCGGCTGAGGGTTCGCTCGATGCTGCAAACATTCTGAAGCCGGCTCTCAGCCGTGGCGAGATTCAGTGCATTGGTGCGACGACTCCAGCGGAGTATCGCAAATCCATCGAGAAGGATCGTTCGCTCGAACGTCGCTTCCAGGCGGTCAAGGTTCCACCTCCCAACGAGGAGGATGCGATCAAGATCATCATGGGCATCAAGGACAAGTACGAGAAGTTCCACGCTGTCAGCTATACGGATGAGGCGATCAACTTCTCGGTCACCCATTCGAGCCGGTACATTCCTGATCGCTTCCTACCGGACAAGGCAATCGATCTGATCGACGAGGCTGGTGCGCGGGTGAAGTTGCGTCAGACTTCCCTTCCCGAGGAGTTGACCGAGGTTCAGAAGCGGATCAAGTTCATCGTTCACCGGATGGAGAATGCCATTGCGAACCATGAGTTCGAGAAGGCCCGTTTCTATTCTGACGAGGAGCGTAAAGAGCGCGAGAACCTCAGGGCGCTTCGAGACAAGTACCACCTTGATGATTCCTCGGCGGGTATCGTAACGCGCGAGGATATCGAGGATGTCGTCAGCCGCTGGACGGGCGTTCCGATCACGTCGCTCAAGGAAGAAGAGACGCAGCGCCTGCTTCGCGTGGAAGAAGAGCTGCACAAGCGCGTCATCTCGCAGGACAAGGCAATCTCCGCGTTGTCGCGGGCGATCCGCCGGTCGCGTGCAGGCCTGAAAAATCCGGCTCGTCCCATCGGCAGCTTCCTGTTCCTTGGACCGACCGGCGTAGGTAAGACGGAGATGGCGCGGACGCTGGCACAGTTCCTCTTCGGCAGCGAGAAGGCGCTCATCCGGTTCGACATGTCAGAGTTCATGGAGAAGCACTCCGTGAGCAAACTGATCGGCTCGCCTCCGGGCTACGTCGGCTACGAGGAGGGCGGTCAGCTCACCGAGCGCGTCAAGCGAAACCCCTACTCGGTCGTGCTGCTGGACGAGATCGAGAAGGCCCATCCGGATGTCTTCAACCTGCTGCTACAGGTCTTCGAAGACGGTCAGTTGACGGATGGACTCGGCAACACGGTCGACTACAAGAACTGCATCATCATCATGACCTCGAACATTGGAGCGAAGCACCTGCAGAAGCGGCAGGGGCTTGGCTTCCAGAGTGAGAAGGAAGACATGGTTCTCGACAAGATGGAAGAGCTTGTCCGGAGCGAAGTAAAGCGCACCTTTAATCCGGAGTTCCTGAACCGCCTGGACGAGATCATCATCTTTACGTCGCTGTCGGATGCGGACCTGATGCAGATCCTCGAACTGCTGGTGCAGCAGCTCAATACCAACCTGGTGCATAAGGCCATCACGATCTCGGTGAACGACGATGCCAAGAAGTGGATTCTCGATAAGACCGTTTCAGACCGCACGTATGGGGCCCGTCCTCTGCGTCGCGCGCTGCAGCGGTATATCGAAGATCCGCTGTCCGAGGCGTTGATCGGTGGCCTGCTCGCGGTACGACCGGCGTTCCTTGAGGTGTACATGCAGAACAACCAGCTGTTCTATCGGCCGATTGCGTCGGACGGCGAAGAGAAGGTCGCTGGCCTCGCACTTACGGCTGTCTAAACCCGTCAATGAACCTGAGAAAGCCCCGGCTGCGACCGGGGCTTTCCTATGTCTGGACGCCCTTCCGCAGAGCTTTACCAGAGGGCGCAGCGGTCTTCGCCTTCGCGGACCATCGCGTCGCCAGCTTTGCAGGAGAAGGCTTTCTCGAACTCCGGCATATTGCTGAGCGGGCCCAGGACGCGGTATTTGCCCGGCGGATGTGGGTCAACCGAGACGGACGTTCGAGCGGCCTCGGGGCGGACGAGTGCGCCGCGCCATTGCGCTTCGGCCAGGAAGAACTGCTGATCAGGCGTGAAGCCGTCGACCATTGGCTCAGGACCTTTGCCCTCGCGGGAGCGCTTGTAGGCGCGATAGGCCAGGTTGACGCCGCCGAGATCGCCTAATGCTTCGCCGGTCACGAGCTTGCCTTGCAGGTGGAGGCCCGGCTCTACGAAGTAGCCGTCATACTGATTTGTGGTGCAGGCAGTGCGGCCCTCGAAGTTCTTGTAGTCGGCGTCGGTCCACCACTTCTCGAGCTTGCCGTCGGCGGCGAATTGCGCGCCTTCATCGTCGACGCCGTGCGAGATCTCGTGGCCGATGCCGACTCCGACAGCGCCGTAGTTGATCGCGTCGAGGCCCTTGGGATCGAAGCCGGGCGGCTGCAGATAACCGGCGGGAACGACAACCTCGTTCATAGAGGGGTTGTAGTAAGCGTTCATGGTCGGCGGGGTCATGCCCCAGAGGCCGCGGTCGACTGGCTTGCCGATCTGGTCGAGATCCTGGCGAACCTCGTAGCGGCTTGAGCTTAGTACGTCATCGAGATAGGTGGCGCGGTCGATGGTGACGCCGGCGTAGTCCTTCCACTTATCCGGATAGCCGATCTTGATGTTGAGGGCGGTCACCTTCTCAAGCGCTTTGGCCTTGGTCGGCGCGGTCATCCAGTCACGGGTCTCGATGGAGCGCTTCAGCTCGTCGACGATGTTGACGGCCATCTCGCGAGCGCGGGCTTTGGCTTCGGGAGGAAGGTAGCGGTCGACGTATTCGTGGCCTAGCGCCTCGCCGAGATGGTTGTCAGTTGCGATGACGCAGCGCTGCCAGCGCGGGCGCTGCTCTTTGACGCCGGTGAGGACGGTTCCATGGAAGGCGAAGTCCTCTTCCTGAAAGGGCGCGGACAGGTAGGGCGCTTCGCTGTTCAGAACGTGCCAGCGAAGATAGGCGCGCCAGTCGTCGAGCGATGCGGTCGTGAGGAGAGTGTCGAAGGTCTGGAGCAGCCTGGGTTGGGTTATGTTGCTGTGACCTTCTTTGGTGATGTTGAGGCTTGTGAACTCCTCATCCCAGGTGAAGTGCGGGGCGAGGGTTTTCACCTCGGCGATGGTCTTTGGGTTGTCGGTGATCTTCGGGTTGCGGAGTTCGACGCGGCTTAGTCGGGCTTGCGCGAGGGCGGTCTCGATCTTCATGACGGCGGCGACGGCGCGGGTTGCGTCTGCTTCGCTGGCTCCGGCGAGGGTGAGCATGGTCTGGACGTGGACGAGGTACTTCTCGCGGGCGCTCTTGAAGCGGGGTTCGTCGCGAAGGTAGTAGTCGCGGTCGGGGAGTCCGAGGCCGCCGATGCTGATCTCGGCGATGACCTGCTTGGTGTTGTGCAGATCCTGCGAGGAGGACAGGTCGAGAGGAGCGGCGATGTTGATCTGCTGGAGGTGAATGATCTCGGCGTTGAGGCTGCTTGCGTCGTGGATCGCTTCGATCTGCTTGAGGATTGGTTCGAGCGA
Coding sequences:
- a CDS encoding FtsX-like permease family protein yields the protein MRFEFFIAARYLRAKRRQAIVGVITTISVIGVAAGVASLIIALAITNGMRRDLQERLVGSTAHVDLMRVAGDGIRDWQPLLQRLRSLPHVTAAAPGLYGQVLISRGARSGGGLIKGIVPKDERTIGNLLQAVNDGSSEELSAPLSSDPAGQQALPPIVVGKNLAETLGAKVGDTVLVTSPQGELTPLGLVPRYQRFRLVGIFSSGFYQYDSSYAFLRLTDAQRLFSEPDLISVISFKVDDLYHADTIGRAIEAAAGKGFQTTNWMEQNRELFRALKLEQVVTFIVLALIVCVAALNILIALTMMVMEKTRDIAVLMSFGVRAEQVRRIFLLQGLLISVIGTVLGLIVGYGLSWAGGHYQFIKLDAAVYSIDYLPFAPRVVDALIVAGVSLGVSLIATLYPSASAARVLPAEALRYE
- a CDS encoding carboxymuconolactone decarboxylase family protein translates to MSEPRLKYGQLAPEGLAKMTALEHYLNAESGLHKVLLDLLRLRVSAMNGCEYCIRLHTAELRKLLETGEQIDGLAEWRSSSAYTERERAALAWAEALTNIQDGHAPDAIYNEVRAHFSDVETVNLTLVITTINAWNRIAIALGSHSNRSEVTA
- a CDS encoding ABC transporter ATP-binding protein translates to MPLAAEHPVVLRAAGLTKTYSTGRGELELFRGLDLTIRQGEMVAIVGESGSGKSSLLHLLAALDTPSAGDVWCGQTRLSSFTKRQAAEFRNRDIGYVWQFHYLLPEFTALENVAMPLLARGTKRAEAMAAALVWLAEVGLGDRAEHRSGELSGGEQQRVSLARALVTQPKLLLADEPTGDLDGRTAEAVFGLIQRLHGAHGLTSVLVTHNVEFAERCDRLLRLRDGNLTEDPAR
- a CDS encoding ATP-dependent Clp protease ATP-binding subunit; the encoded protein is MFERYTEKARRVIFFARYEASQFGSPYIETEHLLLGLLREDKALTNRFLRSHASVESIRKQIEGHTTIREKVSTSVDLPLSNECKRVLAYAAEEAERLSHKHIGTEHLLLGLLREEKCFAAEILTERGLRLPAIREELQRTTQEKAPSSSGSGKGQRGEQSMLAEFSRDLTQSAMDQQLDPLVGRDTEVDRVIQILCRRTKNNPVLIGEPGVGKTAIVEGLAQKIADGEVPSFLADKRVLALDLSLIVAGTKYRGQFEERLKTIMKELMENQNSIVFIDELHTLVGAGSAEGSLDAANILKPALSRGEIQCIGATTPAEYRKSIEKDRSLERRFQAVKVPPPNEEDAIKIIMGIKDKYEKFHAVSYTDEAINFSVTHSSRYIPDRFLPDKAIDLIDEAGARVKLRQTSLPEELTEVQKRIKFIVHRMENAIANHEFEKARFYSDEERKERENLRALRDKYHLDDSSAGIVTREDIEDVVSRWTGVPITSLKEEETQRLLRVEEELHKRVISQDKAISALSRAIRRSRAGLKNPARPIGSFLFLGPTGVGKTEMARTLAQFLFGSEKALIRFDMSEFMEKHSVSKLIGSPPGYVGYEEGGQLTERVKRNPYSVVLLDEIEKAHPDVFNLLLQVFEDGQLTDGLGNTVDYKNCIIIMTSNIGAKHLQKRQGLGFQSEKEDMVLDKMEELVRSEVKRTFNPEFLNRLDEIIIFTSLSDADLMQILELLVQQLNTNLVHKAITISVNDDAKKWILDKTVSDRTYGARPLRRALQRYIEDPLSEALIGGLLAVRPAFLEVYMQNNQLFYRPIASDGEEKVAGLALTAV
- a CDS encoding M13 family metallopeptidase — encoded protein: MPLKTAALLAALSLSTIAVAQNRGVAAENIDRSASACTDFDAYANGQWRTTHPMPAIQTTWAIRTITQDETRARLRGIAEEDSSKAATLPKGSPGQLTGDFYAACMDESRVNALALRSLEPILKQIEAIHDASSLNAEIIHLQQINIAAPLDLSSSQDLHNTKQVIAEISIGGLGLPDRDYYLRDEPRFKSAREKYLVHVQTMLTLAGASEADATRAVAAVMKIETALAQARLSRVELRNPKITDNPKTIAEVKTLAPHFTWDEEFTSLNITKEGHSNITQPRLLQTFDTLLTTASLDDWRAYLRWHVLNSEAPYLSAPFQEEDFAFHGTVLTGVKEQRPRWQRCVIATDNHLGEALGHEYVDRYLPPEAKARAREMAVNIVDELKRSIETRDWMTAPTKAKALEKVTALNIKIGYPDKWKDYAGVTIDRATYLDDVLSSSRYEVRQDLDQIGKPVDRGLWGMTPPTMNAYYNPSMNEVVVPAGYLQPPGFDPKGLDAINYGAVGVGIGHEISHGVDDEGAQFAADGKLEKWWTDADYKNFEGRTACTTNQYDGYFVEPGLHLQGKLVTGEALGDLGGVNLAYRAYKRSREGKGPEPMVDGFTPDQQFFLAEAQWRGALVRPEAARTSVSVDPHPPGKYRVLGPLSNMPEFEKAFSCKAGDAMVREGEDRCALW